AGGGCGGCAACGACAATCCTTTTCACGATGAGTGATGACGACAACATACTGACATCCTGTGGGTCCATGCCCTTGTCGTGCTGGCTGCATCGCAGCGGCTCGACATCACATCCCTTGCGGTGCCTGAGTGGCATTGCATGACCAATGAAATACGAACACCCTCGCAATGTCACATCTTGGCCACCGGCGCATGGCCGTTGTCCGAATGACAGGATTATTGCGAGGAGCGTTCGCACACCTCATGTCAAATTAGCATTAGCTGACCAGGTCTGCCAGATCAGCCCTGGTTGTTTCGTACTTCCAACTCCTGCCAGCGGCTGTCCAGTTGCGGTGTTGCTATGCCTGCTGTCTGTGCGGCTTCACGCAGTGGGCCGAGAATGGCGTCGTACTCGGTAGGTCGGTTGGCTTCGAGATCCTGCAGCATCGAGGCGCGATTGGCCGCTGTGCGTTCAATCACCTGCCAGACCAGATCATGCCAGGGGTACAGCGAGGTACTGGGAGGCGCTGGAACCTTCAAGGCTTGCATCAGAGTGCTGAGCTCATCGAGGGTTGCCTCGACCAGAGAGGAGTAAGGAGTGTCACGCAGTTGCCCATTGGTGATGCGAAAGCGTGCGACCAGAGGGTTGATGACGGCATTGACCACCAGCTTGTGCCACAGGCGAACTTCGATGTCATCAACCGCAGTGGCTGCGAGGCCAGCGTGGCTCAATTGCTCGGCGAGCTGCACGGCCACTTCACGATAGTGGCCGTTCAAATGGCCAATCACGGTATGACCGCGTCCGGCATGAACAACGTGACTATCGTCAACAACATAGGCGCCTTCGGTAGTCGAGGCACAGAGTACCGGGCCCATCCAGCGGTTGGAGATAGGGTGCTGAACGCGAAATCCGTTCTGCCACAGCACCAGAGGTATATCCACTGGCAGGTGTGGTGCGAGCGTTTCAAAAGCGTTCATGGTCGCCCAGGATTTGGTGGTCAGGTGTACGACCATGTCCGGGCGAATCGGGGCATGGCTCGGTTCCATCAGAGTGGTGATGCGCAGTGGTATCCGCTTTCCATCCGGAGTCTCCAGACATTGCTGCTCAGGCAGAGTGCGGCGGCCCAACAGACTCACCGCGGCACTATCCTGCACCGTTCTCTGTAGAGACAGTGCCAGCAGACGACCAATGGCACCGGGGCCGACGACCATATGTGCAGGTGCCGGTAGATCTGGAGACTCCAGACGTTCAGCCGTTGGGGTTCTGGAAGCATTCATCAGGAGTCCTTCGGAGAGCGACGCTGGCGTCGAGCAGGGGCGCTGCTGGAGCGAGACTTGCGCTGGCTGGAGCTGGACTTTGAACGGCCGCTCTTGCCAGTGCGTTGCGTGGTCGTCGAGCGACGCCGCTTGCGCGGGGCGGCAGCATCGGGAATGCCCTGATGGCGGCGAGCCTCGCCCAGGGCTTGTGCCAGCCGCTGAGTGTCGGCGGCCGCCACCAGTTGATGCAGGTCGGTAACGAGGGCATCGAGGAACGGCGCCGGGTCGCCCTGGTTGGCGATGTCTTCCAGACGTTGCTCCCAGACAGCGGTGCGCTCAGGGCGGCCTACGGCCGGAGGCACGGAGTGGATCAACGCTACTCCCAACTGCGTGGCACGCAGGGCCTTGCCCTCACGTACCAGGTAGCAGCGATCGATCAGGGTCTCGATGATGTTGGCTCGAGTGGCCTCGGTGCCGAGTCCGTCGGTGTCGCGCAGAGTGCGACGTACCTCGCTGTTCTCGACATAGCGGGCGATATTCATCATCGCCTTGATCAGACTGGCATCGGTGAAGTGTTCTGGTGGACGCGTCTGCTTGTCCTCGACTTCGGTATCCAGAACCCGGCAGCTTTCTCCCTGGCGCAGGCTGGGCAGCGGCGGTGTTTCCTCACGGGTAGTAAATAGCGGCTTCCAGCCAGCAGCGATGATTTCCTGGCCAGAGGCGCGGAAACGCTCGTCGAGGATATGGAACTCTGCCTTGACCTCACATGTTTCCAGCGGTGGGTAGAACTGGGCCAGTACGTTACGTGTGATCAGTCGATAGACGTCAGCTTCCTGTTTTGACAGACGCGCTGGGTCAAAGGGCTTTCCGGTCGGTGAAAGAGCATGGTGAGCCCCGACTTTGCTGTCATCCCAGGCCCTGGATCGCAGGCTCATATCGGCGTTGTTCAGCCAACTGCTAAGGACTGTGTCCCTGGCGCAGGCGCTGGCCAGCAGGGCCGGCATCCCGCCAAGGTGCTCTCGAGGCAGGTAACGGCAGTCGGAGCGTGGATAGGTAATCAGTTGATGACGTTCATAGAGTCGTTGACAGATATCCAGCACGGCCTTGGCCGATAGGCCGTGGCGGCGCGCTGCATCGACCTGGAGTGCCGATAGTGAGTAAGGCAGAGGTGGCGGTTGGCGACGCTGACGACGGTCCAGCTCCGCGAGTCGTCCCTCGGCGCCTTTCAGGCGGGCCGCCAGCTCGTCCGCTGGGGGGCGTTCCAGTAGACGGCCACGGTCATCGAGACGATGATGCTCGCCGGGTACCCACCAGGCTTTCAATTGCCCGGCGGACACCGCGAGCTGTGCCCACAGGACGTAAAACGGGTAGGGCGTGAAGTCGCGGATCTCCTCGTCACGCTTGACCACCAGGCCCAGTACCGGGGTCTGCACTCGCCCGATGGAAAGCACGCCATCATGGCCGGCCTGGCGACCAATCAGGGTCCATGCGCGGGTCAGATTGATACCGTACAGCCAGTCGGCACGGGAACGAGCTTCTGCCGCCCGATAGAGCGGCAGGTAACGGGCATTGTCCTCGATGCGTGCCAGTGCTCGCGTCACCGCTGGTCGGTTGAGGTCACTGATCAGCAGGCGCGAAATCGGGCCTTTCCAGCCAAGATACTCGATCACTTCCTGGACCAGCAGTTGGCCTTCGCGATCCGGATCTCCGGCGTGTACCACGCTGGAAGCACGCTTGAGCAGACCGCGCAGCACGCTGAGTTGCCCACGCGCCTTGGGGCGTGGCACCAGCTTCCATCGTTGCGGCACAATGGGGAGATGGTCTCGTCGCCAGGTCTTGAAGGAGGCATCGTAGGCATCCGGAGGGGCCTGCTCTAGAAGATGGCCGACACACCAGCTGACGATAGTATCTCCGGCTTCGAGGTAGCCCTCACGACGTTGTGCAGATGCAGGCAATGCCTCGGCGATGGCGCGAGCCAGGCTGGGTTTTTCCGCAATGATCAAACGCATGGAAACGAGATATCCATAAAGAGATATGTATATTCTTCCAGTATGTTGCAAGCGATGCCAGATTTACCATTACACTTGCTGTGTACAAGTATCATATCGGTTTTTATGGCACCCTTTGTGAGCTCTGGTCGGCAGCTTGTTGAGCTCTGGTCAAAAGCTTGTTGAGTTCTGGTCGGAAGCTTGTGTAGTGCATGGTCTTGCGGTTTGTAGGCGATGGAGATTTTTCCGTGCTGCCATTTTCTCCAGGTGGCGACCAGACTGGACCGAGCTCGAAAGGAATGGGCTGGTGTCACTGAATAATGCCACGGATGGAATTATTCAGAGGATCCCTGGTGCTTTCCGAGTTATCAGCGCTCTGCTGCTGATATCATGGGCATCGATGAATCACGACGGGAACCTGGAAGGCTCCGGGTTGGTTAAGTTAGATACAAGTATGCAGGAACTGCTGCATGTCAGGCATCGTAGGGCGGAACTGCCCATGATGGCCTGGTGCTGGTAGACTGTGTCGCTTTTTGAGTTTGGAGAAGGCAATGCTGGCAGTATGGGTGGATCAACTGCTGGGCTTTGCCTCGGGCGCCCTCGCAGCCATTCGACAGGACGAACGTTATCCGACCTTGATGCGTTGGGCGAGGGAGCAAGGCCCGGGGCGAGTAGGTGGAGACAAGGCGTTGGCGCAAGCGCTGGCGCCGGAACTGTGGTCGCAGACGCCACTGGAGCGCCTCGGATTTGCCTGCGAGATGCTCGCGCGTCCGGGGCGTAATGAGCCCTGCTGGTGCGATTCGGGCCGCAAGATGAAGCAGTGCTGTGGCGCTGTCAGTCTACCGGGGCATCTGCCGCCACACCTGATGTGGATGCTGTCGCTGCGCGAATGGAAGGGCAACACCCTCAAGGCAGCGCTGGCCAGTGGTAGAGCACCGGCTCAGGCGCTACTGGAAGCGGGTCTGATCGCTGCGGAATCAGGGCAACGTGGTCGCGCTCAGCAGATACTCGAGTCGTTGTTCGACAATGCTGACTGGGACCGACTACCTGAACAGGCGGAACCAGCCTTCGAAATTCTTCTCGACCTGTTCCAGGAGCGTGGCTTCTACCGCAAGCGCGAGGCATTACTCGACGAAGTGCTTGATCGTGGGCCGATGTTCCTGCGTGGTGTAGCGCTGGAACGTCTGTGCCTGATGCATCTGGACAATGACGACCTGGACAGTGCGCGCTCAGCCTTTGTGCGTGCCCAGCAGGCGCTTCCGGATTCGCCGACGCTGGCGTATATCGAGGCCATGCTGTTGCTGCATGAGGGGCATGAGGAGGAGGCCGTCGAGCGTTCCCGCTTCTGGCTGCGTCGTTTGACTCGCAGTGGTGAGCTCGACGCCGATCAGTTGCAGTTTCTTGCCGATCTTGCCGACAATCCCGGTGCCACACTGGCGGATCAATTGCTGAGTGCCGAGGAGGACCTTGGCGAGCCGTTGGTAGGGCTTCAGACCCTGCTGGCGGAGTTGACGCCACCACCTCCGCTGCATGTTGAGCAGAAGGACGGAGAGCTGGTTTATCACTCCTCTGCGCGTGAGGACACCTTCTACGCAGCCTTCCATGAGGGCTTCCAGGTGGAGGTCGACCCTGACGCCGCCATGGGCTTTCTCGGCGACCCCTGGGTCAATGCCGGTCAGTGGCTGCCGGTTCTGTGCTCCAGCCCGGAGCAACTGGACTCACCGGCCGTACTGCAGTCCCTGGCGCTGGCGCTGACCAGTCGCTTCGGTAGCTTGCCGTGGATGGCGCCGAGTCTTTTCGAACCGCTGGCTGAGCGTCTGGAACGCTGGTTGATCCAGATCCGTCAGGCCGGTGAAGGACCTTTCTCCTGGGATCGTGGTGACAATGCTCAGCTACTGCGTGCCGGCCTGGCATTGGTAGTGGGAATGGAGCGTGGCTCCCGTCAACACTCACGTGAGCTGGCTGAACTGCTGCTGTCGCTGGACAATGGCGATAGCCTGGGGCTGCGTGAGCTGGTACTGGATCAGCTGTTGCGCGAAGGTCGCAATGATGAAGCGCTGGAAATCAGTCGAGAGGCGCTGGCCAGTACCGCGGAAGATGAGCCGGTGGCCCTGTTGGGTATGTACATGGGGCAGGTGCTGGCGTTGTATCGCCTTGGTGAACTGGACGAAGCTGCCAGTGCGCTGGAGCGTGCGAGACGCCACAACGGCCATGCTGTCATGTTGCTGTGTGCCGATAATCCCAGGCCAGCCAATGTGGCATCCAATATCACTGGCGCCGAAGTTGAGCCCGGTACCAGAGCCGAGGCCTGGCAGTACCGCACCCTGATGCGGGATCAGTGGCGCAGCACGCCAGGTGCGCTCGATTGGCTCAATAGTGTCGTGTCTCGCAGTTAACCTTGTTGCGTCTGCTCGGTGGTGCCTTCCTCAGTGGTGGGCACCAACTGATGACGCCAGATGTTCCATGCCATCAGGATCGCCGGAATGCCCATTATCGAGGCAATCACGAAGAAGCTGGTGTAGCCGAAGTCAGTGACCACCAGACCGCCGAAACCAGACAGGAATTTGCCCGGCAGAGTCATCAGCGACGAGAAGATGGCGTATTGGGTGGCGGTATAGCCGCGTGATGTCAGGCTCGATAGAAAGGCCACGAAGACCGCACTGGCGAGCC
This Halomonas huangheensis DNA region includes the following protein-coding sequences:
- a CDS encoding DNA topoisomerase III; this translates as MRLIIAEKPSLARAIAEALPASAQRREGYLEAGDTIVSWCVGHLLEQAPPDAYDASFKTWRRDHLPIVPQRWKLVPRPKARGQLSVLRGLLKRASSVVHAGDPDREGQLLVQEVIEYLGWKGPISRLLISDLNRPAVTRALARIEDNARYLPLYRAAEARSRADWLYGINLTRAWTLIGRQAGHDGVLSIGRVQTPVLGLVVKRDEEIRDFTPYPFYVLWAQLAVSAGQLKAWWVPGEHHRLDDRGRLLERPPADELAARLKGAEGRLAELDRRQRRQPPPLPYSLSALQVDAARRHGLSAKAVLDICQRLYERHQLITYPRSDCRYLPREHLGGMPALLASACARDTVLSSWLNNADMSLRSRAWDDSKVGAHHALSPTGKPFDPARLSKQEADVYRLITRNVLAQFYPPLETCEVKAEFHILDERFRASGQEIIAAGWKPLFTTREETPPLPSLRQGESCRVLDTEVEDKQTRPPEHFTDASLIKAMMNIARYVENSEVRRTLRDTDGLGTEATRANIIETLIDRCYLVREGKALRATQLGVALIHSVPPAVGRPERTAVWEQRLEDIANQGDPAPFLDALVTDLHQLVAAADTQRLAQALGEARRHQGIPDAAAPRKRRRSTTTQRTGKSGRSKSSSSQRKSRSSSAPARRQRRSPKDS
- a CDS encoding ketopantoate reductase family protein, whose amino-acid sequence is MNASRTPTAERLESPDLPAPAHMVVGPGAIGRLLALSLQRTVQDSAAVSLLGRRTLPEQQCLETPDGKRIPLRITTLMEPSHAPIRPDMVVHLTTKSWATMNAFETLAPHLPVDIPLVLWQNGFRVQHPISNRWMGPVLCASTTEGAYVVDDSHVVHAGRGHTVIGHLNGHYREVAVQLAEQLSHAGLAATAVDDIEVRLWHKLVVNAVINPLVARFRITNGQLRDTPYSSLVEATLDELSTLMQALKVPAPPSTSLYPWHDLVWQVIERTAANRASMLQDLEANRPTEYDAILGPLREAAQTAGIATPQLDSRWQELEVRNNQG
- a CDS encoding SEC-C metal-binding domain-containing protein, translating into MLAVWVDQLLGFASGALAAIRQDERYPTLMRWAREQGPGRVGGDKALAQALAPELWSQTPLERLGFACEMLARPGRNEPCWCDSGRKMKQCCGAVSLPGHLPPHLMWMLSLREWKGNTLKAALASGRAPAQALLEAGLIAAESGQRGRAQQILESLFDNADWDRLPEQAEPAFEILLDLFQERGFYRKREALLDEVLDRGPMFLRGVALERLCLMHLDNDDLDSARSAFVRAQQALPDSPTLAYIEAMLLLHEGHEEEAVERSRFWLRRLTRSGELDADQLQFLADLADNPGATLADQLLSAEEDLGEPLVGLQTLLAELTPPPPLHVEQKDGELVYHSSAREDTFYAAFHEGFQVEVDPDAAMGFLGDPWVNAGQWLPVLCSSPEQLDSPAVLQSLALALTSRFGSLPWMAPSLFEPLAERLERWLIQIRQAGEGPFSWDRGDNAQLLRAGLALVVGMERGSRQHSRELAELLLSLDNGDSLGLRELVLDQLLREGRNDEALEISREALASTAEDEPVALLGMYMGQVLALYRLGELDEAASALERARRHNGHAVMLLCADNPRPANVASNITGAEVEPGTRAEAWQYRTLMRDQWRSTPGALDWLNSVVSRS